In a single window of the Streptomyces sp. HUAS ZL42 genome:
- a CDS encoding cytochrome d ubiquinol oxidase subunit II: MTVEDLIAWVLLILVAAYACAGGTDYGAGFWDLMAGGAERGRRPRWLVDHAMAPVWEVNNVWLIFILVVMWTGFPILFETIFSAMWLPLALAAVGLVLRGAGFALRKPTRRLAGRRIYGAMFAVSSLLTPFFLGAVVGGLATGRVAPGTPASAEAWSNGTSVIAGLLTVAATAFLGAVFLTADALRFGETGLVGYFRLRAWASLGVVAVLALIGLGVTHNDARYVYDGLTSGTGLVLVLLAAVCALATAGLLHRSATGWARLTATACVALVVFAWGLAQRPYLIPTSLTVSEAAGSSTTLRWLALVTLIAVVLVGPALFLLYRLDTRGALQSLTDADLRAAPARGSGQDDPL, from the coding sequence ATGACCGTCGAGGACCTCATCGCCTGGGTTCTGCTGATCCTGGTGGCCGCCTATGCCTGCGCCGGGGGCACGGACTACGGTGCCGGGTTCTGGGATCTCATGGCCGGCGGCGCCGAGCGCGGCAGACGTCCCCGATGGCTGGTCGACCACGCCATGGCGCCGGTCTGGGAGGTCAACAACGTCTGGCTCATCTTCATCCTGGTCGTCATGTGGACGGGCTTCCCGATCCTGTTCGAGACGATCTTCTCGGCCATGTGGCTCCCGCTGGCCCTCGCGGCCGTGGGACTGGTCCTGCGCGGTGCGGGCTTCGCCCTGCGCAAACCCACCCGGCGGCTCGCCGGACGCAGGATCTACGGCGCGATGTTCGCCGTCTCCTCGCTCCTGACCCCGTTCTTCCTCGGCGCGGTGGTCGGAGGCCTGGCCACCGGCCGGGTGGCACCGGGGACGCCGGCGTCGGCCGAGGCGTGGTCCAACGGGACGTCCGTGATCGCGGGCCTGCTCACCGTCGCGGCGACCGCGTTCCTCGGCGCGGTGTTCCTCACCGCCGACGCCCTCCGGTTCGGGGAGACCGGCCTCGTCGGCTACTTCCGGCTGCGGGCCTGGGCCAGTCTCGGCGTCGTCGCCGTCCTCGCGCTCATCGGTCTCGGCGTGACGCACAACGACGCGCGGTACGTGTACGACGGTCTCACCAGCGGGACCGGGCTGGTACTGGTGCTCCTGGCAGCCGTCTGCGCACTGGCCACGGCGGGCCTGCTGCACCGCTCGGCCACCGGATGGGCACGGCTCACGGCGACCGCCTGCGTGGCCCTCGTCGTCTTCGCGTGGGGGCTGGCCCAGCGGCCGTATCTCATTCCCACCTCACTGACCGTCTCCGAGGCGGCGGGGTCCTCGACGACACTCCGCTGGCTCGCCCTGGTCACGCTGATCGCGGTGGTCCTGGTCGGCCCGGCCCTGTTCCTGCTCTACAGACTCGACACCCGCGGCGCCCTGCAGTCCCTCACCGACGCGGATCTGCGTGCGGCGCCGGCACGCGGATCAGGCCAGGACGACCCCCTCTGA
- a CDS encoding DUF6325 family protein: MGPIDYVVVEFPGNRMTGEGFPLLVDLVDRGIIRILDLMFIRKEEDGTVTALEIADLTGDGKLDLTVFEGARSGLLGQDDLEEAAAAVKPGNSAGLLIYENVWAAPFAAALRRGGGQLVASGRLSVQDVLASLEAAEAAS; the protein is encoded by the coding sequence ATGGGACCCATCGACTACGTGGTGGTGGAGTTCCCCGGCAACCGCATGACGGGCGAGGGCTTCCCGCTGCTCGTCGATCTGGTGGACCGCGGCATCATCCGGATCCTCGACCTGATGTTCATCAGGAAGGAGGAGGACGGCACGGTGACCGCCCTGGAGATCGCCGATCTCACCGGTGACGGCAAACTCGATCTCACCGTCTTCGAGGGCGCCCGCTCGGGCCTGCTGGGCCAGGACGACCTCGAGGAGGCCGCCGCCGCGGTGAAGCCCGGCAACTCCGCGGGCCTGCTGATCTACGAGAACGTGTGGGCCGCCCCGTTCGCCGCCGCCCTGCGCCGCGGCGGAGGCCAGCTTGTCGCCTCCGGCCGCCTGTCCGTGCAGGACGTCCTCGCTTCACTGGAAGCAGCGGAGGCCGCTTCCTGA
- a CDS encoding cyclase family protein has product MPTSHELTETGFRSLYRRLRSTAPGAMSPRGALDTLTPERVLAAVHEVRSGRSISLAAPVNTVAGPDDPQPAEHRLTAPPGGVPAPGGGLDFARDRFAMDVHGDADTHLDALCHVIYDGTLHGGVSAADTLSPDGANALSVDLARDGIVGRGVLLDIPGLHGLPWLEPGAHVTADDLAAAEARQGVRAGPGDIVLVRVGHRRRREELGPWDVAHARAGLHPAALEFLAERQVSVLGSDGNNDTAPSAVRDVAFPVHVLAVHAMGLHLLDWLRLEELAPVCADEDRWSFLCVIAPLRLPSATGSPVNPLAVL; this is encoded by the coding sequence GTGCCGACCTCCCACGAGCTCACCGAGACCGGCTTCCGGTCGCTGTACCGGCGGCTGCGGAGTACGGCCCCCGGCGCCATGTCGCCCCGGGGCGCCCTGGACACCCTCACGCCCGAGCGCGTACTGGCCGCCGTGCACGAGGTGCGGTCGGGCCGCAGCATCTCGCTGGCCGCCCCGGTGAACACGGTGGCCGGGCCCGACGACCCGCAGCCCGCCGAGCACCGGCTCACGGCACCACCCGGCGGTGTCCCGGCACCGGGCGGCGGGCTGGACTTCGCACGCGACCGCTTCGCCATGGACGTCCACGGCGACGCCGACACCCACCTCGACGCCCTGTGCCACGTCATCTACGACGGCACGCTGCACGGCGGCGTCTCGGCCGCCGACACCCTGTCCCCCGACGGCGCGAATGCCCTCTCCGTCGACCTGGCCCGGGACGGCATCGTGGGCCGCGGCGTGCTGCTGGACATCCCGGGACTGCACGGCCTGCCCTGGCTCGAGCCCGGAGCCCACGTCACCGCGGACGACCTCGCCGCAGCAGAGGCCCGGCAGGGCGTCCGGGCCGGCCCCGGCGACATCGTGCTCGTCAGGGTGGGACATCGGCGGCGCCGCGAGGAGCTCGGGCCGTGGGACGTGGCCCATGCCCGGGCCGGGCTGCATCCGGCCGCCCTGGAGTTCCTGGCCGAGCGGCAGGTGTCGGTGCTCGGCAGCGACGGCAACAACGACACCGCGCCCAGCGCGGTGCGGGACGTGGCCTTCCCCGTGCATGTGCTCGCCGTGCACGCCATGGGGCTGCACCTGCTGGACTGGCTGCGACTCGAGGAACTCGCGCCGGTCTGCGCCGACGAGGACCGCTGGTCGTTCCTGTGCGTGATCGCCCCGCTGCGACTGCCGTCCGCGACGGGCTCCCCGGTCAATCCGCTCGCCGTCCTGTGA
- a CDS encoding YhjD/YihY/BrkB family envelope integrity protein yields MQSGAGDGSEHPAPPPRRKRWRGRLLGLRGRAESRFPVITHLLTHLISVNVLDSATRLAAQVFLTAVPLLFVLASVAPQALRDQFATSLRDVFGLTGSANDQWQQLFQTDTSELRQTTGVVGGLMVLISATACSRAMQRLCERAWLVPKAGARMAAWRWIAWITAWLVMFGLQGALRDGLGLGLWLGLPLLLVTQSGIWWWTQHLLLTGRMPWAPLLPGALLTGVALSVLTSLADLYVPRALNKSLERYGSLGAVFTLLSWLIALCVVVTLCLTAGAVVAREPAVARRLGTPESPRAPSGDTLAKGD; encoded by the coding sequence ATGCAGTCAGGCGCAGGAGACGGAAGCGAGCACCCGGCTCCGCCGCCCCGTCGGAAGCGGTGGCGCGGGCGGCTGCTCGGGCTGCGTGGCCGCGCCGAGTCACGGTTTCCGGTGATCACCCACCTCCTGACGCATCTGATCTCGGTGAACGTGCTCGACTCCGCGACCCGGCTCGCCGCCCAGGTGTTCCTCACGGCGGTACCGCTGCTCTTCGTGTTGGCGTCCGTCGCACCGCAGGCGCTGCGTGACCAGTTCGCCACCTCCCTGCGCGACGTCTTCGGACTGACCGGAAGCGCGAACGACCAGTGGCAGCAGCTCTTCCAGACGGACACCTCCGAACTGCGTCAGACCACCGGCGTCGTCGGCGGGCTGATGGTGCTGATCTCGGCCACCGCGTGCAGCCGGGCCATGCAGCGGCTCTGCGAGCGCGCGTGGCTCGTTCCGAAAGCGGGTGCGCGGATGGCCGCCTGGCGCTGGATCGCCTGGATCACCGCGTGGCTCGTCATGTTCGGGCTGCAGGGAGCCCTGCGGGACGGCCTCGGCCTCGGGCTGTGGCTCGGGCTGCCGCTCCTGCTGGTCACCCAGTCCGGCATTTGGTGGTGGACACAGCACCTGCTGCTGACCGGCCGCATGCCCTGGGCCCCGCTGCTGCCGGGTGCCCTCCTGACGGGAGTGGCCCTGAGCGTCCTCACGTCGCTCGCCGACCTCTACGTGCCCAGGGCTCTCAACAAGAGCCTCGAGAGGTACGGATCGCTGGGCGCGGTCTTCACCCTGCTGTCGTGGCTCATCGCGCTGTGCGTGGTCGTGACCCTGTGCCTCACCGCCGGCGCGGTCGTCGCACGTGAACCCGCGGTGGCGCGGCGCCTGGGCACACCCGAGTCGCCCCGAGCACCGTCCGGCGATACCTTGGCAAAAGGGGATTAG